In Onychostoma macrolepis isolate SWU-2019 chromosome 04, ASM1243209v1, whole genome shotgun sequence, one DNA window encodes the following:
- the LOC131538488 gene encoding uncharacterized protein LOC131538488: MSREIFHYICHHLKPALEKLDTNYRVSVPLQKRVVIALWKLATNSEYRSVSHLFGVGISTACDCVKDFCSSVENILLPEVITIPQAEKLKELSLNFEKRWGLPQCVGAIDGSHIPILAPQEYHTEYFNRKGWYSIVLQAVVDAKGLFWNVFAGLPGSLHDARVLRLSALWELAERRNLFAQQYRNINGQDTGLYILGDAAYPLTSWLMKPFPDNGFLTAQQQVYNHKTSKARVVVENAFGRLKRRWRCLLKRNDCNLERVKSMVLTCCVLHNLCETHGKEYREEWCVPGPFPQPDVTPQAPVADTEGAGDHVALM, from the coding sequence ATGTCTAGAGAGATATTTCACTACATCTGCCACCATTTGAAGCCAGCCTTAGAGAAATTGGACACAAACTATCGTGTGTCTGTACCTCTCCAAAAAAGAGTTGTTATTGCATTATGGAAGCTCGCAACTAACTCGGAGTACAGAAGTGTGTCACATCTGTTTGGAGTTGGCATTTCAACTGCCTGTGACTGTGTTAAAGACTTCTGCTCCTCAGTTGAAAACATCCTGTTGCCTGAAGTCATTACTATACCACAGGCAGAGAAGCTGAAAGAACTGTCCCTTAACTTTGAAAAAAGATGGGGTTTACCACAGTGTGTGGGGGCAATTGATGGCTCCCATATCCCTATTCTGGCTCCCCAGGAATACCACACTGAATATTTCAATCGTAAAGGTTGGTATTCCATTGTGTTGCAAGCAGTTGTTGATGCAAAGGGGTTATTTTGGAATGTTTTTGCTGGGTTACCTGGCAGTTTGCATGATGCCAGGGTACTGCGTTTGTCTGCATTATGGGAGCTGGCTGAGAGAAGAAATTTGTTTGCACAgcaatacagaaatattaatgGACAAGACACGGGCCTCTACATCCTCGGAGATGCAGCATATCCACTCACAAGTTGGCTCATGAAGCCTTTCCCTGACAATGGTTTCCTAACAGCACAGCAGCAGGTATATAACCATAAAACTAGCAAGGCAAGAGTTGTGGTTGAAAATGCATTTGGCCGATTGAAAAGAAGATGGAGATGCCTGCTGAAACGCAATGACTGCAATCTGGAAAGGGTGAAGTCCATGGTGCTCACCTGCTGTGTACTACACAACCTCTGTGAGACCCATGGCAAGGAGTATAGAGAGGAGTGGTGTGTACCTGGTCCTTTCCCCCAGCCAGATGTTACACCCCAGGCACCTGTTGCAGATACTGAAGGGGCTGGAGATCATGTTGCCTTGATGTag